One genomic window of Halovivax cerinus includes the following:
- a CDS encoding uracil-DNA glycosylase: MDDTRPQNMEGLCVSDCRRCPALVDSRSRIVNGTGPSDADVLFVGEAPGGQEDAEGEPFVGRSGSVLDDQLRTVGLERETVRITNCVRCRPPENRDPTTDELENCRGYLEAEIDRVDPDVIVTLGKVPGEHLLGRSVAVTSETGSVEEVRIAGTPRPVLVCLHPAATLYDRSQESAFAETIAEAAAIAGVSPTDSGGQSRLGEY; this comes from the coding sequence ATGGACGATACCCGGCCACAGAACATGGAGGGACTCTGCGTCTCGGACTGTCGACGCTGTCCCGCGCTGGTCGACTCGCGGAGCCGGATCGTAAACGGAACGGGACCGTCCGACGCCGACGTCCTGTTCGTCGGCGAGGCGCCCGGCGGGCAGGAAGACGCCGAGGGCGAACCGTTCGTCGGCCGCAGCGGGAGCGTCCTCGACGACCAGCTCCGGACCGTCGGCCTCGAACGCGAGACCGTCCGTATCACCAACTGCGTGCGCTGCCGGCCGCCGGAGAACCGGGATCCAACGACGGACGAACTCGAGAACTGCCGCGGCTACCTGGAGGCCGAGATCGACCGCGTCGATCCGGACGTGATCGTCACCCTGGGGAAGGTGCCGGGCGAACACCTCCTCGGCCGGTCGGTGGCGGTGACCAGTGAGACGGGCTCCGTCGAGGAGGTTCGCATCGCTGGCACGCCCCGGCCGGTCCTCGTCTGTCTCCACCCGGCCGCGACGCTGTACGACCGGAGCCAGGAGTCCGCCTTCGCCGAGACGATCGCGGAGGCCGCGGCGATCGCCGGCGTCTCGCCGACCGATTCGGGCGGCCAGTCTCGCCTCGGGGAGTACTGA
- a CDS encoding winged helix-turn-helix domain-containing protein, with amino-acid sequence MSEEDRIEAVGAVLADPTARHILVETSQEPMTASTLSDRCAVSEPTVYRRLERLRECDLLVEQTRPDPEHGHHRTVYATDLDRLTVTLRDGTLALQVDRREDPSDRFTRLIEGM; translated from the coding sequence GTGAGCGAGGAGGACCGGATCGAAGCCGTCGGCGCCGTGCTGGCCGACCCGACAGCCCGGCACATCCTCGTCGAAACGAGCCAGGAACCCATGACTGCGAGCACGTTGAGCGACCGCTGTGCGGTCTCCGAACCGACGGTGTACCGACGCCTCGAGCGACTGCGCGAGTGCGACCTGCTCGTAGAGCAGACGCGACCCGACCCCGAGCACGGGCACCACCGGACCGTGTACGCGACCGATCTCGATCGACTCACGGTCACGCTCCGGGACGGCACGTTAGCGCTCCAGGTCGACCGGCGAGAGGACCCGTCCGATCGATTCACCCGCCTGATCGAGGGGATGTGA
- a CDS encoding DUF7521 family protein, whose product MGSTPLSVWGSELPPEWVLGFQQVTQLVSVCVGLVIAYYAYRGYRRNESRPMLFLAAGFVLAFAVPFCVLVVYSIVPGVPVGAAVIASQTSQVLGLLTVLYAIRMPT is encoded by the coding sequence GTGGGGTCGACGCCGCTTTCGGTGTGGGGATCCGAACTGCCGCCGGAGTGGGTGCTCGGCTTCCAGCAGGTCACGCAGCTGGTCAGCGTCTGCGTCGGACTCGTCATCGCGTACTACGCCTACCGCGGCTACCGCCGAAACGAGAGCCGCCCGATGCTGTTTCTTGCGGCCGGCTTTGTCCTCGCTTTCGCGGTGCCGTTCTGCGTGCTCGTTGTGTACTCGATCGTCCCGGGCGTTCCGGTCGGCGCGGCGGTGATCGCGTCGCAAACGAGTCAGGTACTCGGTCTGCTCACGGTCCTCTACGCGATCCGGATGCCGACGTGA
- a CDS encoding MBL fold metallo-hydrolase → MDVHTVTAAAESFTCNAYLVPGERTTMVDVGTYHDVINAIRDHVETIDAVVLTHQHGDHVDRLSAVSGTFGPEIYAFADHPLRTRTIVDGDEVLIGDETFEVVHTPGHADDHVSFVSDETLFSGDVVVHDDGAFDDGSFGRTDLPGQSRETLVESIETLLDRMPDSVEHMYAGHGGEFHGDVRAIVERALERAARHEPKYPDK, encoded by the coding sequence ATGGACGTCCACACCGTCACGGCAGCCGCCGAGTCGTTCACCTGTAACGCCTACCTCGTCCCGGGTGAGCGAACGACCATGGTCGACGTCGGGACCTACCACGACGTCATAAACGCGATCAGAGACCACGTCGAGACGATCGACGCCGTGGTCCTGACCCACCAGCACGGCGACCACGTCGACCGGTTGTCGGCCGTCTCCGGCACGTTCGGCCCGGAGATATACGCGTTCGCCGACCACCCACTCCGGACGCGGACGATCGTCGACGGGGACGAGGTCCTGATCGGTGACGAGACGTTCGAGGTCGTTCACACCCCCGGACACGCCGACGATCACGTCTCGTTCGTCTCGGACGAGACGCTCTTCTCCGGCGACGTTGTCGTCCACGACGACGGCGCGTTCGACGACGGGAGTTTCGGACGGACGGATCTGCCGGGCCAGTCCAGGGAGACGCTCGTCGAGAGCATCGAGACGCTGCTCGATCGGATGCCCGACTCGGTCGAGCACATGTACGCCGGCCACGGCGGCGAGTTCCACGGCGACGTCCGCGCGATCGTCGAACGGGCGCTCGAACGGGCAGCGCGTCACGAACCGAAGTATCCGGACAAATGA
- a CDS encoding winged helix-turn-helix transcriptional regulator, producing the protein MKLRQPTDFLILEALKETGRNVAPNLASHTGKSRKNINTRLPVLEDYGLVRKVGPADRSGLYEVTPLGKTALIHQDEYDEVDDFEERIQEASPATDGGTPVTAMARGEETEE; encoded by the coding sequence GTGAAACTGAGACAGCCCACCGACTTTCTGATCCTGGAAGCACTCAAGGAGACGGGTCGGAACGTCGCGCCGAACCTCGCCTCCCACACGGGAAAGAGCCGCAAGAACATCAACACTCGATTGCCCGTCCTGGAGGATTACGGCCTCGTCCGGAAGGTCGGCCCGGCCGACCGATCGGGTCTGTACGAGGTGACCCCGCTCGGCAAGACGGCGCTCATCCACCAGGACGAGTACGACGAGGTCGACGACTTCGAAGAACGCATCCAGGAGGCGTCTCCTGCGACTGACGGCGGCACACCGGTGACGGCGATGGCCCGCGGCGAGGAGACCGAAGAGTAG
- a CDS encoding DUF99 family protein: MSDRRGRRALGIADSSVGDRCTLAGAVVRGDRVVDGAGFATATVGGLDATDAVLRIVTALDREDVASLVIGTIAPARFNVIDLSRLYEGVDGPTIAVTFDPSDGLEPAIRDSFSGDDRSERLERYRRLPPRRPVTVNDETVYVRALGASPAEAADIVRTFTPEGGRPEPIRVARQLARAGAAYLDRERDADRPDRSDR, translated from the coding sequence ATGTCCGACCGTCGGGGGAGGCGTGCGCTCGGCATCGCGGATTCCTCGGTCGGCGACCGGTGTACGCTCGCGGGCGCCGTCGTTCGCGGCGATCGCGTCGTAGACGGTGCGGGGTTCGCGACGGCGACGGTCGGCGGCCTCGACGCGACCGACGCCGTTCTTCGAATCGTCACAGCACTCGATCGCGAGGACGTTGCCTCCCTCGTGATCGGGACGATCGCCCCGGCGCGGTTCAACGTGATCGACCTCTCCCGACTCTACGAGGGCGTCGACGGTCCGACGATCGCGGTCACGTTCGACCCCAGCGACGGGCTCGAACCGGCGATTCGGGACTCGTTCTCCGGTGACGACCGTTCCGAGCGCCTCGAACGGTACCGTCGGCTGCCACCTCGTCGACCGGTGACCGTCAACGACGAGACGGTGTACGTCAGGGCACTCGGCGCGTCGCCAGCCGAGGCGGCCGACATCGTCCGAACGTTCACGCCCGAAGGCGGCCGACCTGAACCTATCAGGGTAGCGCGACAGCTCGCCCGTGCGGGCGCTGCGTACCTGGACCGAGAGCGCGACGCCGATCGCCCGGACCGATCGGACCGCTAG
- a CDS encoding DUF5786 family protein encodes MGFGSYDESEQQDIDADFDDDDAVESEENAHQGTMEFDNGASSDELIDRLSEIKSEE; translated from the coding sequence ATGGGTTTTGGAAGCTACGACGAGTCCGAACAACAGGACATCGACGCCGATTTCGACGACGACGACGCCGTCGAGTCGGAAGAGAACGCCCATCAGGGGACGATGGAGTTCGACAACGGGGCCTCGAGCGACGAACTGATCGACCGTCTCTCGGAGATCAAGAGCGAGGAGTGA